In Roseimicrobium gellanilyticum, one genomic interval encodes:
- a CDS encoding response regulator transcription factor, with the protein MRLLIVEDEPDLLRRLAKILRVEGYAVDSAADGAEGLQKSMDNDYDVILLDAMLPGLDGWEMLARLRKVKTTPVLMLTARDASADRVRGLDSGADDYVMKPFDLPELLARVRALIRRGSGAASARLDLGEVILDTAQRSVWKNGEVVPLLPSEYALLEYLALHRGEVVSRTVLYDHLFDENESTLSNLLDVRVSNLRRKLGQEFILTRRGHGYGIGIEP; encoded by the coding sequence ATGCGGCTGCTGATTGTTGAAGATGAACCTGATTTGCTGCGCAGGCTCGCCAAGATTTTGCGGGTGGAAGGCTACGCGGTCGATTCGGCAGCTGACGGCGCGGAAGGGCTGCAGAAGTCCATGGACAATGATTACGACGTGATCCTTCTGGATGCGATGCTACCGGGATTGGATGGCTGGGAAATGCTGGCGCGTCTCAGAAAAGTGAAAACGACACCTGTTCTGATGCTGACGGCGAGGGACGCCAGTGCCGACCGTGTCCGTGGTCTGGACAGCGGAGCGGATGATTACGTGATGAAGCCGTTCGACCTGCCTGAGTTGCTGGCACGCGTGCGGGCACTTATCAGGCGCGGCTCAGGTGCTGCCAGTGCACGGCTGGATTTGGGGGAGGTCATTTTGGACACTGCGCAGCGCAGTGTTTGGAAAAATGGGGAGGTCGTACCGCTCCTTCCAAGTGAGTACGCACTGCTTGAGTACCTCGCACTGCACCGCGGTGAGGTAGTATCCCGAACCGTTCTTTACGACCATCTTTTCGACGAGAACGAGTCGACACTTTCCAACCTGCTTGATGTGCGGGTCTCCAACCTTCGCCGTAAACTCGGACAGGAGTTTATTTTGACCAGGCGAGGCCATGGCTATGGCATCGGCATTGAACCATGA